The nucleotide sequence AAATGATCATGTCTTTACTATTTCACTTCTGCATATCTTTTcctaactttaacccaggttttgatgaatgacaaatgagttaagttaggtgttgttaTAATCTAATACATTTAccgagtgtgcagggttgactaacttggcAGGAAGTCCAATCAAGATGTTCGATTCTTGATTGACAatcaggatgttcgattcccgattgGATGGAAGTCCAGTCAGAATGTTTGATTCTCGATTGGCAGTCGAGATGCTCGATCATCAATTGGAAGGAAGTCcagtcgggatgttcgattcccgattaGCAGTCGGGATATTCGATTCCCGATTAGCTGAAGTCTGGATATGCGATTCTTGAAGGAAGACTAGGATATCTGATTTCCGAAATTTGAATGTGCGATTCCGGAAGGAAGaggatgtttgattcctgatGGGCTCACTCAACACTGGGTAAGCGAAGGTAAGTTATTGGAGGttaaggggacagtaggcgtcgacccaatttagatctattttagaaacctaaattgagaccctgagtagatcatagtttggaaaacagggtctaagtcataaattaatcatattattgttATGCTAATattgttttgcaggttagattATTGTTGtgttggactaacctaacttgCAGGGTAAAAAGAGTAAAAAGGTCTCGGGTGAACATTACCCGAGacgccttcaagcattggaaggcgtctttgtactattcatggaagacaccttcagcgCTATGGAAGGCGTATTCCGATGGATAAATTTTAGATTTCGTCGCAGATAAGGAGCAAGCTGTTCAGGATTAGATTTctcacattggaggcgccttcaaagctatggaagacgcctccaCACTCATTTTAAGGGTGTCTCACCCAAGGCTTTGTACACAACTTTTATACGAGAATCTACGCATCTGATCAGCTTTCCGGCTACTCTGACTTGCTACTGTTGCCTTACTACAACTCTACTATGCTCGATTGCCGCTGAGAGGCCTTCCAAACATTGAGCTCGAGCCGACCAACTACAAACAATGTTTGGTAATGAAATTAATTACTGTGCTTAATTTATGAAAACGGGAAGTGTAGACTTCTCTGACtctttttgtactcgattccctcttcaggCGGTTCTAGAAGAAGTTTTTAGTGAATTACTTGTCGATAAATCCgcaggacctgggtcttggagtaggagtcaccgaagactccgaaccaagtaaaaccgaccaCGTATTTTTTTGCTTGCTTTTCTATTTCGCTTTAGTACTTAATTTTCCACTGAGCACTTGATTTTATAAAActgaaaagaataagtttttgaaaatcacatgattcattcCTCCTTTTCATGTGCGTCTCAATCCAATAACTTGTTTTGATAATTCCTTTATAGGTTCGAGCGAAACATGACACCACAAACACAGTTGTTGCTGGTTGTGTTACAGGAGGGGCTATTTctgcaaaaggtaatttctctgaTTTCGAGAAAAGAACTTGAAGTCTGAAACTTGGAAATTGGCATAGTTTCTACTAGACTCTTACAGATCACAGTAGaagtgttagtttagtttcatatGGTCCTGCCTCTTTTGGGGGTTATAATTGTACGAGCCATATGTTGCTAACTACTTGATGCATACTATTTTTAGTATTTCATTATTTCTCTCTTATCATTAAGTATTCACTTAGATTCTATCACTTCTTAATGGTGCAAGGACCTATATGAAATCATAGCAACCCAAATTATTGACTAGAATGTGATTTAAGCAATATGAAAGGAATTTGATCTGTAAAAAATGACTGAAAGGAATTTGATTTAATTGCAAACTTTGAATTGAGATGGCAGCAAAACTAGTTGTTATGCAATAAACTTGAGCTGTAGTGGGATGAAAAATAATTTCTGAAAATAACATGCTGGATTTAAAAAGATATCCAAGCTTTTGCAGCGAAATCATAAGCTAGGCAAATGCTGATTGTCCTTGGACCTCACATGCTTGGGTGAGTGCCTTTTGTACCTCTTGCTTAGTCAAGTACCTTATTCAAAGGCCACTTATCAATACTACCTAGAGGAACAATTAGCCCATCTTGCTTCATCTGGATTCCTTGTTGCTTGAGGAGTCTGTTTTTCCTTCACAAAGCCATTTAGTAGCTAGTTTTTGTTACGCGTTACCAACATGCATCCTGAAGAGATTTATAAGGTTTAGGTATGTATTAGCATGAGAACTCATGAATGTTTATTTGTGTGATTTTGTATTTTTCTTTATGTTATTTTAGTTATATTACCAAAGTAGTTTACCTCTTCTGATTCATATGGAAGCTAGAACTCCTTTCCTAGATCTTAATTACTATTTGATATTTCTAGAATTCCAGATACATTTGTCAGTGCAACTCTTTAGAAATATGTTTGGGCTATCTTTCTCTGCATATTTATATGCAGTTTTGAGATCTGGTAAAATCAAATTGTTGCTACATATTTAGCTTCTCCATTTCTTCGAATACAAAGAGTAATTTGTCGATCGTGATATCTTGTCAGGTGGTCCAAAGGCCACATGTGTTGGGTGTGCAGTCTTTGCAGCATTCTCAGTTGCAATTGAGAAGTTCCTTGATAGGCACTCTTCAATGTATTGTACCAGGTAAGAAAAAGCTTCCATCTCTAGTCTAGAATTAACTTTTGGATGTCGATTATTGTATTTCAGTGTTCCCTTAACAATTCAAGTTCAATGCTTCCAGCTTTATGTTGATGCACTTGAACTTGTTATTGGATTGTCAGATTGATGCAACTTATGGAATTACTGTaatattcttaagcaataatTTAAGTGGTTTTCTTGAAAATAAAGAGGTTTTGCACTGCTgattaatttagaaaaattctgGGTGAACACAAACTAATAGGATTGATATAGCTCACATCCAAAATTACATTGTTCATTCCACCAGTAATCACATGTTTTTCTTCAACCAAGCACGTAGCAAAGGTATGTGAGTATAGCTAAGCCAGTAACCGATCACACTTAACTTCAAATAGTTGCCAAGATGAAGATTCACAATAACTAGTAGTGATAACTAAGAATCACTTACGAAGATGACGACGATGAGGATGCAGTGGTAGTATCACTTAAAACCAAACCATCTCTAGCAATAACCTTCCTTAAGTAAGAACTATGATCGTCTTCATAGTGGTAAGTTTGCTGAGTGCCTGCTGAACCAGCCAGAACAGAGTGATCCTGAACAAGCATCCATCCATCTGCATCTTGGTGATCTCTTATGGAGCTGAAAGTCTCAACTTTATCGATCAGAACTGTGGTTTTTTCCGACAAGATGTGAGATAGATAAGTCTTCATTGTGTAGGTATTATTTACACCAGATAGAGTTGAACTGACAAACATAAGAGGATATTTAGACTTGTAAGTTACTTGAGTAAGTAAGGTGTTtggaccctctcctattcttaCAGTTGTCTTCAACTTTGCCTGCATATAAACTCCCTTCTTGGCGCCATCATCTGTGAAGTTCACCAAACTCTTGAACTTGAGTTTCTGATCCACATCAGTGGTGAGATTTCCAAATGAGGAACTGACCCAACCCAAGAAGCGGGATTCTCTCTGAGCTTTGATTTTAAATTTACCGTTCAGTAAGTTCAATTTCGATTTGCGAGAGATTGAAGTTCTGGGGGCTTGGTATTGAACAAGCTGGGCAGTGACATAAGTAGAGAGTGGATCCAACCAAATGTGCAGATTTGCATCAATGAGCCAAAAGGAGATGCCATCAGTGACACCAACACCAATGTCATGGGACTTGCCATCCAGGAGAAGGCCGAGAAGTGGAGTCAACTCTATGTTGTATGAGGGAAGATCGAAGGCGCCGAGAGCAACCACTGGCTCCCAAAACAAAGGGTTGATGCCTCCGGTGAAGATGACCGGGAATGGAACAATTGAGCTCACGAAGCTGCCATCAATGGTGGCAAAGACTTCGCGAAATGAGCCGTTGCCCCTTCCAGTGGTGAGGTTGTTCTTCACAATGTAGGAATTGGGTGGATTGGAGTACCAGAACTCGTCGTTGGAGTGGTAAGAAACATAGATCTCAAGAACTGCCCAGTAAGTATTCCCTGGAATCTGGACGCTCTTGAAATGCACATCGGCTTCGTTCTTGATTCTGAACCAGAATCCGTTTTGGCTGTCGGCGCTAGATATCGGAATAATCAAATCGGATGGTTTTGGGGGAAAAGGCGCCACCTTTGCGTTGTTCTCGATTGAGCCCGATTTGAATGAAGAAAACCCTATTTTTGGCGGAAGAAGAGGCTTCGATGCTCCAAAAATTGTCTGTTCCTGCGTAGTTGATTCTTCGTCCGATGTGGGAAGCATCGATCGAGGACGAAATCGCGGCTCCTCACCATCCTCGATGTAGAAATCTAATGATACGTTGACGTGATAAACTCCAGTGAACTCATCGTTGACGATGTTCTCCAGCATCATCGACACCACGCCGCCCTCCTGGCGGCGGAGAAGCGCGTCGTAGCGGGTGACGTCCTTGCGGACGCGCCAGAAGACGCCAGCTTCGGACGGCTCGGCGGTGCTGGTACGGAGGATCTCGGCGCCATCGAGCCAGACGGCGGCGATGCGGTCGTACTGCTCGCCGGCGCAGGCGACAGATAGGTCCAGCACGACGCGGTCCCAGGGGGGCGGGCAACCCGGCGGCGTGGCGTAGGGAGCGGAGGCGGGCGGGCGGCCGTAGGTGTTGGCGAAGTCATGGCGGAGGAGGGTAAGAGAGCAGGAGGGAGGCCGCCGGGGAAGGAGGAAATCAGCGCCGGTCGGGCCCAGGTATCGTTGTGGCGGGGAAGCGCGTGGGGTCCGGTGGTAACGGTGGGGGTCATAGCGATACGGGTAGGCGAGGGTACGAAAGTGGGTGGAA is from Zingiber officinale cultivar Zhangliang chromosome 7B, Zo_v1.1, whole genome shotgun sequence and encodes:
- the LOC122006177 gene encoding peptide-N4-(N-acetyl-beta-glucosaminyl)asparagine amidase A-like encodes the protein MCSPDLFLLLSILVFISSSTHFRTLAYPYRYDPHRYHRTPRASPPQRYLGPTGADFLLPRRPPSCSLTLLRHDFANTYGRPPASAPYATPPGCPPPWDRVVLDLSVACAGEQYDRIAAVWLDGAEILRTSTAEPSEAGVFWRVRKDVTRYDALLRRQEGGVVSMMLENIVNDEFTGVYHVNVSLDFYIEDGEEPRFRPRSMLPTSDEESTTQEQTIFGASKPLLPPKIGFSSFKSGSIENNAKVAPFPPKPSDLIIPISSADSQNGFWFRIKNEADVHFKSVQIPGNTYWAVLEIYVSYHSNDEFWYSNPPNSYIVKNNLTTGRGNGSFREVFATIDGSFVSSIVPFPVIFTGGINPLFWEPVVALGAFDLPSYNIELTPLLGLLLDGKSHDIGVGVTDGISFWLIDANLHIWLDPLSTYVTAQLVQYQAPRTSISRKSKLNLLNGKFKIKAQRESRFLGWVSSSFGNLTTDVDQKLKFKSLVNFTDDGAKKGVYMQAKLKTTVRIGEGPNTLLTQVTYKSKYPLMFVSSTLSGVNNTYTMKTYLSHILSEKTTVLIDKVETFSSIRDHQDADGWMLVQDHSVLAGSAGTQQTYHYEDDHSSYLRKVIARDGLVLSDTTTASSSSSSS